In Gordonia phthalatica, one genomic interval encodes:
- a CDS encoding PP2C family protein-serine/threonine phosphatase, with translation MTQVLRYIARSDRGLVRSNNEDSVYAGARLLALADGMGGHAAGEVASQLVIEALRPLDNDEPGGDLLSALERATADGNNAIAAQVAKQPELDGMGTTLTAILFAGSRIGLCHVGDSRGYLYRDGQLSQITRDDTFVQSLVDEGRITAEQAHTHPQRSLIMRALTGQEVEPTLIMREARAGDRYLLCSDGLSDVVSDETLADTLGSIEDHKACADRLIELALRSGGPDNVTVVVADVVDNEFGDSTPIVGGAAGDDDAAGYVPNPATAAGRAAALRAPAPKPARPTIHDDEDEPAAKRSWRWPLVIIAVLAAIALLVTAFFVVRSKAMASTFVTAVDGNVEIFSGSPDTLLFFTVQSPNERACVDDPNAEQPQIDFQPADSTSDCSPLKVKDLTGIGRSAVTSNSIKNDDLETTRERVRQLAFLPKCAPPAPPAPEPKPGDRKPEDRTPEKPAPTTATPSPVPTTGADGQPTCRDAA, from the coding sequence GTGACCCAGGTACTGCGCTACATCGCGCGAAGCGACCGCGGTCTGGTCCGCTCGAACAACGAGGACTCCGTCTACGCCGGCGCTCGACTCCTGGCCCTGGCCGACGGCATGGGCGGCCACGCCGCCGGCGAGGTCGCCAGCCAGCTGGTGATCGAAGCCCTGCGCCCCCTCGACAACGACGAGCCCGGCGGCGACCTGCTGTCGGCGCTCGAACGCGCCACGGCCGACGGCAACAACGCCATCGCCGCGCAGGTCGCGAAGCAGCCCGAACTCGACGGCATGGGCACCACGCTCACCGCCATCCTCTTCGCCGGCAGCCGGATCGGTCTGTGCCACGTCGGCGACTCCCGCGGCTACCTGTACCGCGACGGTCAACTGAGCCAGATCACCCGCGACGACACCTTCGTCCAGAGTCTCGTCGACGAGGGCCGCATCACCGCCGAGCAGGCGCACACGCATCCGCAGCGGTCACTGATCATGCGCGCGCTGACCGGCCAGGAGGTGGAGCCGACGCTGATCATGCGCGAAGCTCGCGCCGGTGATCGCTACCTGCTGTGCAGCGACGGCCTCTCCGACGTCGTCAGCGACGAGACCCTCGCCGACACCCTCGGATCGATCGAAGACCACAAGGCGTGCGCCGACCGTCTCATCGAGCTCGCGCTCCGCAGCGGCGGCCCAGACAACGTGACCGTCGTCGTCGCCGACGTCGTCGACAACGAGTTCGGCGACTCCACCCCCATCGTCGGCGGCGCCGCAGGAGACGACGACGCCGCGGGTTACGTGCCCAACCCGGCCACCGCGGCCGGTCGTGCCGCCGCCCTGCGCGCACCGGCACCCAAACCCGCCCGACCGACGATCCACGACGACGAGGACGAGCCCGCAGCAAAGCGCAGCTGGCGCTGGCCGCTGGTGATCATCGCCGTGCTGGCGGCGATCGCCCTGCTGGTGACCGCCTTCTTCGTGGTCCGCTCCAAGGCGATGGCCAGCACCTTCGTCACGGCCGTCGACGGGAATGTGGAGATCTTCTCCGGCAGTCCCGACACCCTCCTGTTCTTCACGGTGCAGTCGCCCAATGAGCGCGCCTGCGTCGACGACCCGAACGCGGAACAGCCGCAGATCGACTTCCAGCCCGCGGACTCGACCTCGGACTGCAGCCCGCTGAAGGTGAAGGACCTCACCGGCATCGGCCGGAGCGCGGTGACGTCGAACAGCATCAAGAACGACGACCTCGAGACCACCCGCGAGCGGGTCCGTCAGCTGGCCTTCCTCCCCAAGTGCGCGCCGCCTGCGCCGCCCGCCCCCGAGCCCAAGCCCGGTGATCGCAAGCCGGAGGACCGCACCCCGGAGAAGCCGGCCCCCACCACCGCGACCCCGTCGCCCGTGCCCACCACCGGCGCCGACGGCCAACCGACCTGCCGGGACGCCGCATGA
- a CDS encoding FHA domain-containing protein FhaB/FipA, whose product MQGILLQVIRFGFLILLWLFVYAIIRAMRSDLAAAGGNRTTVRSGRAERKQRAGRPRGTARYLVVTAGALANTRITLGTQPVLIGRADDSTLVLTDDYASERHARLSPRGDDWYVEDLGSTNGTYLDRTKVTTAVRAPLNTPIRVGKTVIELRP is encoded by the coding sequence ATGCAGGGCATCCTGCTGCAGGTGATCCGATTCGGGTTCCTCATCCTGCTCTGGCTTTTCGTGTACGCCATCATCCGAGCCATGCGCTCTGATCTCGCCGCGGCCGGCGGCAACCGCACGACTGTGCGTTCGGGACGCGCCGAACGCAAGCAGCGAGCCGGCCGACCCCGCGGCACCGCGCGCTACCTGGTGGTGACGGCCGGTGCGCTCGCGAACACGCGCATCACCCTCGGCACCCAGCCGGTGCTGATCGGGCGGGCCGACGACTCGACGCTCGTCCTGACCGACGACTACGCCTCCGAACGACACGCCCGCCTGTCCCCGCGGGGTGACGACTGGTACGTCGAAGACCTCGGCTCCACCAACGGCACCTACCTGGACCGCACCAAGGTGACCACCGCGGTCCGCGCCCCGCTCAACACGCCGATCCGTGTCGGCAAGACCGTGATCGAGCTGCGCCCGTGA
- a CDS encoding IS3 family transposase has product MIEAFFDASEQTYGYRRIHADLLDNGISIDDDTVRKIMRERGLTPCQPGPKRLVATIAADVGDLPDLVRRDFTAQAPGRKLCGDITYIKTWEGWLFLATVLDCFSKKVVGYAMSDRMTSDLVVAALDKAAENVPFIPKVTIFHSDRGSQYMSADFANCATMYGVKRSVGRTGVCYDNAWAESFNGTLKNECVNRKQYPTRERAIKDITRYIELRYNSRRRHSALDYSTPNRVESEWFSRNTAA; this is encoded by the coding sequence ATGATCGAGGCGTTCTTTGACGCCTCAGAGCAGACATACGGTTATCGCCGGATCCACGCCGACTTGCTCGACAACGGCATTTCGATCGACGATGACACCGTCCGCAAGATCATGCGTGAACGCGGCCTGACACCCTGCCAGCCTGGCCCGAAGCGCCTGGTGGCCACCATCGCTGCCGACGTCGGCGACCTGCCCGACCTGGTCCGGCGAGACTTCACCGCCCAGGCTCCCGGCCGCAAGCTGTGCGGCGACATCACGTACATCAAAACGTGGGAAGGCTGGCTCTTTTTGGCCACCGTGCTCGATTGTTTCAGCAAGAAGGTCGTCGGATATGCAATGAGTGATCGCATGACGTCAGATTTGGTCGTCGCCGCCCTCGACAAGGCTGCCGAGAACGTTCCTTTCATTCCCAAAGTCACAATATTTCACAGCGACCGTGGGAGTCAGTACATGTCAGCAGACTTCGCCAACTGCGCCACGATGTACGGCGTCAAAAGATCCGTTGGTCGCACAGGCGTCTGCTACGACAACGCATGGGCCGAGTCGTTCAACGGCACTTTGAAGAACGAGTGCGTCAACCGAAAACAATACCCGACACGCGAGCGTGCAATAAAGGACATCACGCGATACATCGAACTGCGCTACAACAGCAGACGTCGTCATTCCGCACTCGACTACTCGACACCTAATCGGGTAGAGTCTGAATGGTTCAGCCGCAACACTGCGGCGTAA
- a CDS encoding ATP-binding protein — MSRLDAETKRKLREMGAVTLLDALEGQDDDLALGMAFAERVQIAVDQAHAAFTHQKVDGLIRRAGLRYPDADLRTIDLIDEQGLDRTKLLALATCEFIERHQNVVFEGFTGSGKSYLGSAVAKAACQHRYRAHYIRMPDLEEAWAAARDKPGGREKWLRKYAAFTVLVLDEWLLDPPTDDIRTMLLELLERRHDSVSTVFCTQYPKKDWHHRLGSGVHADAIMDRIVHTTTWITTGEMNMREHAAAQTRR, encoded by the coding sequence ATGAGCAGGCTCGATGCTGAGACCAAACGCAAACTCCGAGAGATGGGCGCGGTAACGCTACTGGACGCGCTCGAAGGGCAAGACGACGACCTGGCGCTCGGAATGGCATTCGCCGAACGGGTCCAGATCGCCGTCGACCAGGCACACGCGGCGTTCACCCACCAGAAGGTCGACGGGCTGATCCGCCGCGCCGGCCTTCGCTATCCCGACGCCGATCTGCGTACGATCGACCTAATCGACGAGCAGGGACTCGACCGGACCAAGCTCCTCGCGCTGGCCACGTGCGAGTTCATCGAACGCCACCAGAACGTCGTGTTCGAAGGGTTCACCGGGTCCGGCAAATCGTATCTCGGTTCGGCGGTGGCCAAGGCCGCGTGCCAGCACCGATACCGCGCGCACTACATCCGGATGCCCGATCTGGAAGAAGCATGGGCCGCGGCCAGAGACAAGCCCGGTGGACGCGAGAAATGGCTCCGCAAGTACGCGGCGTTCACCGTGCTGGTCCTAGACGAATGGCTACTGGATCCACCGACAGATGACATCCGGACCATGCTATTGGAGCTGCTCGAACGCCGCCATGACTCCGTCTCGACGGTGTTCTGCACCCAGTACCCGAAGAAGGACTGGCACCACCGCCTCGGCTCAGGCGTGCACGCAGACGCCATCATGGACCGCATCGTGCACACCACGACCTGGATCACGACCGGGGAAATGAACATGCGCGAACACGCTGCCGCCCAGACACGGAGATAA
- a CDS encoding DUF3662 and FHA domain-containing protein has product MGFFDRIERKLESAVDGGFARVFGGKVAPQEIEQSLQREAETSAEDLGDGSTLVANSYTLILSDSDFESVSAEYELNRKTFSRHLEDFIRDNGWQTYGSVVVEFDPEPSLHTGQFRTRGVVDPDVSARPVAPPGAPVNRQPHQPQRHDRGARAMTNPPGNDQGGQHQGYAPQGDPNQQYDYNQQGGYPQQGYGQQPPADQHGYEQPQYGQAPQYDQQGYSQPQQPQYDYGQQQPGGYEQPQAYGQQGYGDQQGYGQAPADHGYGQPQQPQYEQPQYEQQGYGDQQGYAPQGYEQQPYDQQGYGQPQYDQVQYQQQGYAQPADQGYAPQGYEQQAQYDYGQQQPGGYEQQGYAPAPAYGQPAGYAPSAITLVLEDGSNRTFSLRQGSNVIGRGQDAQFRLPDTGVSRRHVEIRWDGQTAMLTDLNSTNGTTVNDLQVSSWELADGDRVRLGHSDITVRFQ; this is encoded by the coding sequence GTGGGTTTCTTTGACCGGATCGAGCGGAAGCTCGAGTCCGCTGTAGACGGAGGGTTCGCCCGCGTCTTCGGCGGAAAGGTCGCACCCCAGGAGATCGAGCAGTCACTCCAGCGGGAGGCCGAGACCTCGGCCGAGGATCTGGGCGACGGTTCGACGCTGGTGGCCAACAGCTACACGTTGATACTGAGCGACTCGGACTTCGAGAGCGTCTCGGCCGAGTACGAACTGAATCGCAAGACCTTCTCTCGACACTTGGAAGACTTCATCCGCGACAATGGATGGCAGACTTACGGGTCTGTCGTCGTAGAGTTCGATCCAGAACCGTCACTGCACACCGGACAGTTCCGCACGCGCGGCGTCGTCGACCCAGATGTCTCGGCGCGACCTGTGGCCCCGCCCGGTGCGCCGGTGAACCGGCAACCACACCAACCCCAACGTCACGACCGAGGAGCCCGAGCCATGACAAATCCCCCCGGAAACGACCAGGGCGGTCAGCACCAGGGATACGCCCCGCAGGGCGACCCGAACCAGCAGTACGACTACAACCAGCAGGGCGGCTACCCGCAGCAGGGTTACGGCCAGCAGCCGCCCGCCGACCAGCATGGCTACGAGCAGCCGCAATACGGTCAGGCACCCCAGTACGACCAGCAGGGTTACAGCCAGCCGCAGCAGCCCCAGTACGACTACGGCCAGCAGCAGCCCGGTGGCTACGAGCAGCCCCAGGCCTACGGCCAGCAGGGTTACGGCGACCAGCAGGGTTACGGTCAGGCGCCGGCCGATCACGGTTACGGTCAGCCGCAGCAGCCGCAGTACGAGCAGCCCCAGTACGAACAGCAGGGCTACGGCGACCAGCAGGGTTACGCGCCGCAGGGATACGAGCAGCAGCCCTACGACCAGCAGGGTTACGGACAGCCCCAGTACGACCAGGTCCAGTACCAGCAGCAGGGCTACGCACAGCCGGCCGACCAGGGCTATGCCCCGCAGGGATACGAGCAGCAGGCGCAGTACGACTACGGTCAGCAGCAGCCCGGGGGCTACGAGCAGCAGGGTTACGCCCCGGCTCCGGCCTACGGTCAGCCCGCCGGCTACGCGCCGTCGGCCATCACGCTGGTCCTCGAGGACGGCAGCAACCGCACCTTCTCGCTGCGCCAGGGCTCCAATGTCATCGGCCGCGGCCAGGACGCGCAGTTCCGCCTGCCCGACACCGGCGTCTCGCGTCGTCACGTCGAGATCCGCTGGGACGGCCAGACCGCGATGCTGACCGACCTGAACTCGACCAACGGCACCACGGTCAACGACCTTCAGGTCAGCAGCTGGGAACTCGCCGACGGCGATCGGGTTCGATTGGGTCACTCGGACATCACGGTGCGGTTCCAGTAG
- a CDS encoding RBBP9/YdeN family alpha/beta hydrolase, with the protein MAAETTMAAETTSPRAAIIHGYRATPDDHWFGWLAERLRGEGVAVDVPALPNTDAPRPEEWAATLSSVVGVPDEQTTVVAHSLGCLAVLRHLGSLAGQWRLGRLVLVAGFVDPLPMLPELDDFIRAGVSLSGIAEHVGGLTIVRSDDDPLVPSGLTDRLADLLGVPAQVQPSAGHFLADDGVTSLPIVWRSLQQRVTPTN; encoded by the coding sequence ATGGCAGCAGAGACAACCATGGCAGCAGAGACAACGTCGCCGCGCGCGGCGATCATCCATGGGTACCGGGCGACCCCGGACGACCACTGGTTCGGCTGGCTGGCCGAACGATTGCGCGGCGAGGGCGTCGCCGTCGACGTCCCTGCACTGCCGAACACCGATGCGCCGCGGCCGGAGGAATGGGCGGCGACCCTGTCGTCCGTGGTCGGGGTTCCCGATGAACAGACCACCGTCGTCGCGCACAGCCTCGGTTGCCTGGCCGTGCTCCGCCACCTGGGCTCCCTGGCGGGCCAATGGCGGCTGGGGCGGTTGGTGCTGGTGGCAGGCTTCGTCGACCCGTTGCCGATGCTCCCGGAACTCGACGACTTCATCCGTGCCGGAGTATCGCTCAGCGGCATCGCTGAGCACGTGGGGGGACTGACGATCGTCAGGTCCGACGACGATCCGCTGGTCCCGAGCGGGCTCACGGACCGGCTGGCCGATCTGTTGGGCGTCCCCGCGCAGGTACAGCCGAGCGCCGGCCATTTCCTCGCCGACGATGGCGTCACCTCGTTACCGATCGTGTGGCGATCGTTACAACAGAGAGTGACACCAACTAATTGA
- a CDS encoding DUF6670 family protein, whose protein sequence is MNSMQISRILSTAVMRSLPLVDKRLASSTTPLPAGYPMRPHHDSKLWAWTHYGVFIPSLPSPHRFLNTMTLIGATGTEIFDNDMLAAADVRNTSTVFSSTAAGENHHYRAYDLSRDCEFADDGSSLRWGDHLHLTISGDVTSGGEVIVRGRYDDFSVDVTVRPTDAASFFVDTPIYQHLSLLAPYTGTITDASGTTEISGLGTFEYARALGHQALSSRPLPANLKLPMDFFTYQIIQLDEQTQLLLTDVSARGQNACRLVHVRTLGKPAEVYDNVDFTTTFRAEPEVDEFGREMRIPETLTWTVRDGGREILRIDGTVDSPLRYGHGRGYAGAYSYTGVYRGVDVAGDGYMEWVDARQDVDVPKQNRA, encoded by the coding sequence ATCAATTCCATGCAGATCTCCCGGATCCTCTCGACCGCCGTCATGCGTTCGCTGCCGCTCGTCGACAAGCGACTCGCATCGTCGACCACCCCGCTCCCTGCGGGCTACCCGATGCGACCGCACCACGACTCCAAGCTGTGGGCGTGGACGCATTACGGCGTCTTCATCCCGTCGCTGCCGTCGCCGCATCGGTTCCTCAACACGATGACGTTGATCGGCGCGACGGGCACCGAGATCTTCGACAACGACATGCTCGCCGCCGCCGACGTCCGCAACACCAGCACCGTGTTCTCGTCGACGGCGGCGGGGGAGAACCACCACTACCGCGCCTACGACCTCTCCCGCGACTGCGAGTTCGCCGACGACGGCAGCTCGCTCCGCTGGGGCGACCACCTCCACCTCACGATCAGTGGCGACGTGACGTCCGGTGGTGAGGTGATCGTGCGCGGCCGGTACGACGACTTCTCGGTGGACGTGACGGTCCGGCCGACCGACGCGGCGTCGTTCTTCGTCGACACGCCCATCTACCAGCACCTGAGCCTGCTGGCGCCGTACACCGGCACCATCACCGACGCCTCCGGCACCACCGAGATCTCCGGCCTCGGCACCTTCGAGTACGCGCGGGCCCTCGGCCACCAGGCGCTGAGCAGCCGCCCGCTGCCCGCGAACCTGAAGCTGCCGATGGACTTCTTCACCTACCAGATCATCCAGCTCGACGAGCAGACCCAGCTCCTGCTGACCGACGTCAGCGCGCGCGGCCAGAACGCGTGCCGCCTGGTCCACGTCCGCACCCTCGGCAAGCCCGCCGAGGTCTACGACAACGTCGACTTCACCACGACCTTCCGCGCCGAGCCGGAGGTCGACGAGTTCGGCCGCGAGATGCGGATCCCGGAGACCCTGACGTGGACGGTGCGCGACGGCGGCCGCGAGATCCTGCGGATCGACGGCACCGTCGACTCTCCGCTGCGCTACGGCCATGGCCGCGGCTACGCGGGCGCCTACAGCTACACCGGCGTCTACCGCGGCGTCGACGTCGCGGGCGACGGCTACATGGAGTGGGTCGACGCTCGGCAGGATGTCGATGTCCCGAAGCAGAACCGTGCCTGA
- the istA gene encoding IS21 family transposase: MVRKIKAKLVLRLRSEGLSRRQIARQGMSRHSVDAVIAAADAGGVTFDDVADLPDADVYERLFPGRGEHHSVYAQPDWGQVHRELAKVGVTLKLLHGEYRDAYTAARTPVMGYDRFCKSYQQYVLVAGLASRVGHKAGQSVEVDWSGKTMVLTDPVTASRSRVYLFVACLPFSRYAFVEPTLDMKQDTWLRANIAMFSWFGGSVPRIVPDNLKTGVIAHPADGEIVLNDAYRELAAHYSAAVLPGRVRKPKDKASVENTVGNIATVVIAALRHCQFATLAELRSAVYEQVNGYNAASFQKRAGSRQSVFEAEEKSLLRPLPAVEFEISRWVYARRVRKDGHVVFEKNFYSVPYTYVGTAVDLRVTDTMLEVFAADRRLTSHLLVPPSMTNQHRTNDADRPEGPGYRQWDPDRVRAWAARTGPHTTIVVDRIFESVPVAEQGLNPALAVLRLTRRFSGERVENAAQIALAGAVRSPRYAHLRPILDSGQDLALAAEPLSRSGVPRPLDGADGSPSSGFVRGASYYAEGQ, translated from the coding sequence ATGGTACGGAAGATCAAGGCGAAGTTGGTGCTTCGTCTGCGGAGCGAGGGACTCTCGCGTCGGCAGATCGCCAGGCAGGGCATGTCGCGGCATTCGGTTGACGCGGTCATCGCTGCCGCGGATGCCGGGGGCGTCACGTTCGACGACGTCGCAGACCTGCCCGATGCAGATGTTTATGAGCGTCTGTTCCCCGGGCGCGGTGAGCATCACAGCGTGTACGCGCAGCCGGACTGGGGGCAGGTTCATCGTGAACTGGCCAAGGTCGGGGTCACGCTGAAGCTGCTGCACGGCGAGTACCGTGACGCGTACACCGCTGCCCGAACGCCGGTGATGGGCTATGACCGGTTCTGCAAGTCGTATCAGCAGTATGTCCTCGTCGCCGGTCTGGCCTCGCGGGTCGGGCACAAGGCTGGCCAGTCTGTCGAGGTCGACTGGTCGGGCAAGACGATGGTGTTGACCGATCCGGTCACCGCCTCGAGGAGCAGGGTGTACCTGTTCGTGGCGTGTCTGCCGTTCTCGCGGTACGCGTTCGTCGAGCCGACCCTGGACATGAAGCAGGACACGTGGTTGCGGGCGAACATCGCGATGTTCTCGTGGTTTGGTGGGAGCGTTCCGCGGATCGTTCCTGACAACCTCAAGACCGGCGTCATCGCCCATCCTGCCGATGGTGAGATTGTGTTGAACGACGCCTATCGCGAACTCGCGGCTCACTACTCGGCAGCGGTTCTCCCGGGCCGAGTCCGCAAGCCGAAAGACAAAGCGAGCGTGGAGAACACCGTCGGCAACATCGCCACCGTGGTGATCGCTGCGCTGCGCCATTGTCAGTTCGCGACGTTGGCCGAGTTGCGGTCGGCGGTCTACGAGCAGGTCAACGGCTACAACGCCGCATCGTTTCAGAAGCGGGCCGGGTCGCGGCAATCGGTTTTCGAAGCCGAGGAGAAGTCGTTGTTGCGGCCGTTGCCGGCGGTCGAGTTCGAGATCAGTCGGTGGGTGTATGCACGACGGGTCCGCAAAGACGGACACGTGGTGTTCGAGAAGAACTTCTACTCGGTCCCGTACACCTACGTCGGCACGGCGGTAGATCTGCGCGTGACCGACACAATGCTCGAGGTCTTCGCCGCAGATAGACGCCTCACCAGCCATCTGCTGGTACCGCCCTCGATGACGAACCAGCACCGCACCAACGACGCCGACCGGCCAGAAGGCCCCGGCTATCGACAGTGGGACCCGGACAGAGTACGGGCATGGGCAGCCCGGACCGGGCCACACACCACGATCGTGGTGGACCGGATCTTCGAGTCCGTACCCGTGGCTGAACAGGGCCTGAATCCCGCGCTGGCGGTCCTGCGGCTGACACGCCGCTTCTCCGGCGAACGTGTCGAGAACGCTGCACAGATCGCGTTGGCCGGCGCGGTGCGCTCGCCCCGCTACGCACACCTGCGACCGATCCTCGACTCCGGCCAAGACCTCGCCCTAGCCGCCGAACCACTGTCGAGATCGGGCGTGCCAAGACCCCTCGACGGCGCCGACGGGTCACCAAGTTCGGGTTTTGTGCGCGGAGCGAGCTACTACGCGGAAGGACAATGA
- a CDS encoding SRPBCC family protein — protein sequence MGNRISANVIRTTALSRDAAWQAVSDHADIVNWAPRTNVELTPSTGDDPNGVGAVRRISGLLLPATIVERVTEFTPTERLSYAAEAGVPFRNYEATIVLRDRADGGTEVAWSATADGRFPGDDVLLRGLVLGLQTLLGRRMSAIAKAGGAQS from the coding sequence ATGGGAAACCGAATCTCTGCCAACGTCATCCGCACCACCGCCCTCTCGCGCGACGCCGCCTGGCAGGCCGTGTCCGATCACGCCGACATCGTCAACTGGGCACCTCGCACCAACGTCGAGCTGACGCCGTCGACCGGTGACGACCCGAACGGCGTCGGCGCGGTCCGCCGCATCAGCGGCCTGCTGCTGCCGGCCACGATCGTCGAGCGGGTCACCGAGTTCACGCCGACCGAGCGGCTGTCGTACGCGGCGGAGGCCGGCGTCCCGTTCCGGAACTACGAGGCGACGATCGTCCTGCGCGACCGCGCCGACGGCGGCACCGAGGTCGCCTGGTCGGCGACCGCCGACGGCCGGTTCCCCGGCGACGACGTCCTCCTCCGCGGCCTGGTCCTGGGCCTGCAGACCCTGCTCGGCCGACGGATGAGCGCCATCGCGAAGGCCGGAGGGGCGCAGTCATGA
- a CDS encoding MerR family transcriptional regulator, giving the protein MRIGELADRAGVSTRALRHYEDRGLLIPDRDGNDYRRYRDDDLVRVAQIRMMLDAGLNTDVIGRYLECARGDHEITVEMCPDLRAELDALDVRLRESEEQIRATRQRLEALTRRPG; this is encoded by the coding sequence ATGCGAATCGGGGAACTCGCTGATCGCGCAGGAGTGAGCACGCGCGCCCTGCGCCACTACGAGGACCGCGGTCTCCTGATCCCCGACCGGGACGGCAACGATTACCGCCGATACCGCGACGACGATCTCGTCCGCGTCGCGCAGATTCGGATGATGCTCGACGCCGGACTGAACACGGATGTCATCGGCCGCTACCTGGAGTGTGCGCGCGGTGACCACGAGATCACCGTCGAGATGTGCCCTGACCTCCGCGCCGAGCTCGACGCCCTCGACGTCCGACTGCGCGAATCCGAGGAACAGATCCGCGCGACGAGGCAGCGGCTCGAGGCCCTGACTCGTCGCCCCGGCTGA
- a CDS encoding transglutaminase family protein, with protein MSSRLRVVHSTGYTYEGPATSSFNEARLTPRNDSRQTVVVEHVDIVPSARIYRYTDYWGTIVSAFDLHTAHDRLQVVGTTVIETEPEQPAENARSATWEDLRSDAVLDEFDEMLTPTAYVPSRKRLSRVAEKAAKGLGPAEAVDAVVARVHEAMTYETGTTEVHTDASDAWRRRAGVCQDFAHVTLAMLRSLGIPARYVSGYLHPKPEAAIGETVEGESHAWVEVWTGAWWGVDPTNDTTITDRHVAVGVGRDYADVSPIKGIYTGSAASDLDVTVQITRLA; from the coding sequence ATGAGCAGCAGGCTCCGGGTGGTCCACAGCACCGGATACACCTACGAGGGACCGGCGACGTCGTCGTTCAACGAGGCGCGCCTGACGCCGCGGAACGACTCCCGGCAGACGGTGGTGGTGGAGCACGTCGACATCGTGCCGTCGGCCCGCATCTACCGCTACACCGACTACTGGGGCACCATCGTGTCGGCGTTCGACCTGCACACCGCGCACGACCGCCTGCAGGTGGTCGGCACCACCGTCATCGAGACCGAACCGGAGCAGCCCGCCGAGAACGCCCGCTCCGCGACGTGGGAGGACCTGCGGTCCGATGCGGTGCTCGACGAGTTCGACGAGATGCTGACGCCCACGGCGTACGTCCCGTCGCGGAAGAGGCTGAGCAGGGTCGCGGAGAAGGCGGCGAAGGGGCTCGGTCCCGCCGAGGCGGTCGACGCGGTGGTGGCGCGCGTGCACGAGGCGATGACCTACGAGACCGGCACCACCGAGGTGCACACGGATGCGAGCGACGCGTGGCGGCGTCGTGCCGGGGTGTGCCAGGACTTCGCGCACGTGACGCTCGCGATGCTGCGGTCCCTCGGGATCCCCGCCCGGTACGTGTCGGGATATCTGCATCCGAAGCCCGAAGCCGCGATCGGCGAGACCGTCGAGGGCGAGAGCCACGCGTGGGTGGAGGTCTGGACCGGCGCGTGGTGGGGCGTGGATCCGACCAACGACACGACGATCACCGACCGTCACGTCGCGGTCGGCGTGGGCCGCGACTACGCCGACGTGTCCCCGATCAAGGGCATCTACACCGGTTCGGCCGCATCCGACCTCGACGTGACGGTGCAGATCACGCGCTTGGCGTGA
- a CDS encoding TetR/AcrR family transcriptional regulator, translating to MPDQTVPNSTVPDKPGRAGTKGVPREVREQQIIDVATRLFGDHGYANVPLSKIAAAAGVSKPLIYAYFDSRDGLHAACVRRAGDRLVEAVAAAQDTPAVAGRAVATLTAIFQALDGSTQSWKLIYDATLPRPSDAYDVARKYQNALNGMGASGVAELLTEAGVTDPQDHSLMLTLWFQLVSTTIAWWHDNPHDSPAEMTDRFIRVFGTLSGARLDR from the coding sequence GTGCCTGACCAGACCGTGCCTAACAGCACCGTGCCTGACAAGCCGGGTCGCGCGGGCACCAAGGGCGTCCCGCGCGAGGTCCGCGAACAGCAGATCATCGACGTCGCCACCAGGTTGTTCGGCGACCACGGTTACGCCAACGTCCCACTGTCGAAGATCGCGGCGGCCGCTGGCGTCTCGAAGCCGCTGATCTACGCGTACTTCGACTCCAGGGACGGACTGCACGCCGCATGTGTCCGCCGCGCGGGGGACCGCCTCGTCGAGGCGGTGGCCGCCGCGCAGGACACGCCCGCCGTCGCGGGCCGCGCCGTGGCGACACTCACCGCCATCTTCCAGGCACTCGACGGCTCCACCCAGAGCTGGAAGCTGATCTACGACGCGACGCTCCCGCGGCCCAGCGACGCCTACGACGTCGCCCGCAAGTATCAGAACGCGCTGAACGGTATGGGGGCGTCGGGCGTCGCGGAACTCCTCACCGAGGCCGGGGTCACCGACCCGCAGGATCACTCGCTGATGCTGACCCTCTGGTTCCAGCTCGTCTCGACGACCATCGCGTGGTGGCACGACAACCCGCACGACTCACCCGCCGAGATGACCGACCGCTTCATCCGCGTCTTCGGGACGCTGTCCGGCGCCCGGCTCGACCGCTGA